A genomic segment from Candidatus Brocadia sinica JPN1 encodes:
- a CDS encoding class II fructose-bisphosphate aldolase yields the protein MIFKKNGAIKIIDKDALRNKKIDNIIYNAVFNKESTIKEASRWLIRNAGNKLGIVSSSIQSLYEAMGKKEYKGFTVPAINIRGLTYDVSRSIFRAAKKNHVGAFIFEIARSEIGYTDQRPAEYMAAILAAAIKEGYEGPLFIQGDHFQINAKKYEKDKNAEINTVKGLMKEAIEAGFYNIDIDTSTLVDLNKPNLTEQQRLNFEFAAEFTAYIRSLEPKGITVSVGGEIGEVGKKNSTVEELRAFMDGYNTTLDMKGKGLKGISKLSVQTGTSHGGVPLPDGTIAKVKLDFETLKNLSRVARDEYGLSGAVQHGASTLPPDAFDKFPETGTAEVHLATEFQNMIYDSSVFPQDFKKEIYDFLKNHPDIKKEWKEGDTEEQFFYKVRKNGFGPFKERFWSLPSEVRKKIGEELEVKFEFLFKKLNVIHSKEIINKTIKPVEVVLPNPPNLA from the coding sequence TTGATATTCAAAAAAAATGGTGCTATAAAAATAATCGATAAAGATGCATTGAGAAATAAAAAAATTGATAATATTATTTATAATGCAGTTTTCAATAAAGAAAGCACAATCAAAGAGGCATCCAGGTGGTTGATCCGCAATGCCGGAAATAAGCTGGGCATTGTTTCCTCATCCATTCAATCACTTTATGAAGCCATGGGGAAAAAAGAATACAAAGGGTTCACGGTTCCTGCCATTAATATACGGGGCTTAACGTATGATGTGTCACGTTCCATTTTCAGGGCTGCTAAGAAGAACCACGTAGGCGCCTTTATCTTCGAAATTGCTCGGTCAGAGATAGGTTATACAGACCAGAGACCCGCAGAGTACATGGCGGCAATTCTTGCGGCTGCCATCAAGGAAGGATATGAAGGGCCTTTGTTTATCCAGGGAGATCATTTTCAGATTAATGCAAAGAAATACGAAAAAGATAAAAACGCAGAGATCAACACAGTAAAAGGACTCATGAAAGAAGCTATCGAGGCTGGTTTTTATAACATTGATATAGATACATCAACCCTTGTGGATTTAAACAAACCCAATCTAACTGAACAGCAGCGGCTTAATTTTGAATTTGCAGCTGAATTTACCGCTTACATCAGGTCATTAGAACCAAAGGGAATAACGGTATCTGTCGGTGGTGAAATAGGCGAAGTGGGTAAAAAGAATAGTACCGTTGAGGAGTTAAGGGCATTTATGGATGGGTATAATACTACCCTGGATATGAAAGGCAAGGGGTTGAAAGGAATCAGCAAGCTTAGTGTACAGACTGGCACCAGCCACGGAGGAGTGCCATTGCCTGACGGAACAATCGCAAAAGTAAAGCTGGATTTTGAAACACTAAAGAATTTGTCAAGGGTTGCCAGGGATGAATATGGCCTTAGCGGGGCGGTACAACATGGCGCATCTACACTCCCGCCAGATGCGTTTGACAAATTTCCAGAAACAGGGACGGCTGAGGTGCATCTTGCCACAGAATTCCAGAATATGATTTACGATAGTAGCGTTTTCCCGCAGGATTTCAAAAAAGAAATCTATGATTTCCTTAAGAACCATCCTGATATAAAGAAAGAGTGGAAAGAAGGAGACACCGAGGAGCAATTTTTCTATAAAGTCAGAAAGAATGGTTTTGGCCCCTTTAAAGAAAGGTTTTGGAGCCTTCCTTCAGAAGTAAGAAAGAAGATTGGCGAAGAACTCGAAGTGAAGTTTGAATTTCTTTTTAAAAAATTGAATGTCATTCACTCGAAAGAGATAATAAATAAAACGATCAAACCAGTTGAAGTAGTTCTTCCTAATCCTCCAAACCTTGCATGA
- a CDS encoding S8 family serine peptidase translates to MKKINMGKWYLVSGIVLFLTISSVSHHTAFSGVGDPIILPEHLPKIKNESEKINRKEKKMSGLLRLQMHLRNSYGEQPTSERLSAMQKMGMRISTAETDKQSVYIHVRRKLSAAKIASLKKIGVIVYENSWIPPLENHPTGYVMASVPVSRMYDLASKTYVVRLETAEQLFLPKNDKAARSINADDVWNGYGYDGSDVRIAVLDSGLDTSHKDIPTPVASKDYSNYPDLDDTIENLVTEHGTHVTGSVVGRGTRSNGKYKGMAFGADLVFLKIGEDTTGGATENAIMAAIKEAVDIYNADIVTMSYGGFDVYNDGSEETCQAVDYAFSKGTLVFMAGGNEADAKTHYSGTVAARKKTKFIQIKVRRGMAILYFYLDWFDGKGVNNDLDLILYDAKKRKIPSKKITKYQEGESPRGTEAKLVFYNFYVSGPAQYYAKVKNNSGNEQVFHIYSFDYNTTFKKADPNYTVITPATADNAIAVASYVTRPSWTNYKGQTYGYSKDTTPGEISSFSSRGPRIDGIIKPDIATPGQGIISARDKIITWPGEYDALVIDNDGLNNGNGHADYLLLQGTSMAAPIAAGAAALLMQAQPFLKGDPDSIRNALFQTASNEGYQFNTDGYGKMNVLSALNYLASISHPPVPVTENK, encoded by the coding sequence ATGAAAAAAATAAATATGGGGAAATGGTATTTAGTGTCGGGAATTGTTTTGTTCTTGACAATATCGTCTGTATCTCATCACACAGCCTTTTCTGGTGTAGGTGACCCCATTATTCTGCCAGAGCATTTACCTAAAATAAAAAATGAATCTGAAAAGATCAACAGGAAAGAAAAAAAGATGAGCGGCCTGTTGCGTTTACAAATGCACTTGAGAAACAGCTATGGAGAACAGCCGACATCTGAGAGATTGAGCGCCATGCAAAAGATGGGCATGAGGATTTCAACAGCAGAGACTGACAAACAATCGGTTTACATTCATGTAAGAAGAAAATTAAGTGCTGCGAAGATTGCATCTTTAAAGAAAATAGGGGTGATTGTATATGAGAATTCATGGATACCACCCCTGGAAAATCATCCCACGGGTTATGTCATGGCGAGCGTACCCGTGAGTCGAATGTACGATTTGGCCTCAAAAACTTACGTTGTCAGACTTGAGACAGCAGAGCAACTGTTTTTACCCAAGAACGATAAGGCGGCGAGGAGTATCAATGCAGATGATGTCTGGAATGGCTATGGATACGATGGCAGTGATGTTAGAATCGCCGTACTGGATTCTGGTTTAGACACATCGCATAAGGACATTCCTACTCCCGTAGCAAGCAAGGATTACTCAAACTATCCTGATCTGGACGATACCATTGAAAATTTGGTAACGGAACATGGCACTCATGTAACAGGGAGTGTCGTTGGTCGTGGTACTCGGTCAAATGGGAAATACAAAGGTATGGCGTTTGGTGCTGACCTGGTCTTTTTAAAGATTGGGGAAGACACAACCGGGGGTGCTACAGAAAATGCCATTATGGCGGCCATAAAAGAGGCGGTAGATATATATAATGCTGATATTGTTACCATGAGTTACGGTGGCTTTGATGTTTATAATGATGGTTCCGAAGAAACATGTCAGGCAGTCGATTATGCTTTTAGTAAGGGTACATTGGTTTTTATGGCGGGGGGGAATGAGGCGGATGCTAAAACGCATTATTCAGGAACGGTTGCCGCCCGCAAAAAGACGAAGTTTATTCAGATCAAGGTGCGCAGGGGGATGGCAATACTCTATTTTTACCTCGATTGGTTTGATGGTAAGGGGGTAAATAATGATCTGGATTTAATTTTATATGATGCGAAAAAGAGGAAAATACCTTCAAAGAAAATTACGAAGTATCAGGAAGGAGAAAGTCCAAGGGGTACTGAGGCTAAGCTGGTTTTCTACAATTTTTACGTCTCCGGACCTGCACAGTATTATGCGAAGGTGAAGAATAATTCAGGCAATGAGCAGGTTTTTCATATTTATTCTTTTGACTATAATACGACCTTTAAAAAGGCAGACCCGAACTACACCGTTATAACACCTGCAACAGCAGACAACGCCATAGCCGTTGCATCGTATGTGACCCGGCCAAGCTGGACTAATTACAAAGGGCAAACGTACGGTTATAGTAAAGATACAACTCCTGGTGAAATTTCCTCATTTAGTAGTCGTGGGCCTAGAATTGATGGGATTATAAAACCTGATATTGCAACACCGGGACAGGGAATCATTTCTGCAAGGGATAAGATTATTACCTGGCCGGGCGAATATGATGCCCTTGTAATTGACAACGATGGGCTGAATAACGGTAACGGGCATGCGGATTATCTGTTACTTCAGGGAACAAGCATGGCTGCTCCCATTGCGGCAGGAGCAGCGGCATTATTGATGCAGGCTCAACCTTTCTTAAAGGGGGATCCGGATAGTATCCGAAATGCCTTATTTCAAACTGCAAGCAATGAAGGATACCAGTTTAATACCGATGGTTATGGTAAAATGAATGTATTATCGGCATTGAACTACCTGGCGAGTATATCTCATCCCCCAGTGCCTGTTACTGAGAACAAATAA
- the ahbD gene encoding heme b synthase, whose product MPHPHHPHGQHPVGHPMPQGHSGHPETIRETYTRIKEDTSGKSAAEYMKNMKNQLRLVFWETTVGCNLECIHCRRLDVSMTLAKDDMTTQEAFAFVDAITEAGRPILVLSGGEPLFRPDIFEIAKYAVSKGLSVALATNGTLVDDKTAKKIADAGIARVSISFDGADAKTHDEFRKIPGSFERSIAGFKRLRDLGMSMQINCTIAKHNVHQIDDLYNMAVKLGAEALHIFMLVPVGCGVQIADDQMLHPKKYEEVLNHFYDLSKEAKIQTKATCAPHYFRIMRERAKEEGVTISPKTHGMAAMTKGCLAGTGVCFVSHKGEVFPCGYLPVEAGHVKKQKFADIWNDSPVFQKLRDPDLLEGKCGACEYKKVCEGCRARAFYDTGNYLAEEPYCIYQPKLSRVGKE is encoded by the coding sequence ATGCCGCATCCACATCATCCGCATGGTCAACACCCGGTGGGTCACCCTATGCCCCAGGGACACAGTGGCCATCCTGAAACGATAAGAGAAACGTATACACGTATCAAAGAAGACACATCCGGAAAATCTGCTGCCGAATACATGAAGAACATGAAAAACCAATTGCGTCTGGTTTTCTGGGAAACGACCGTTGGATGTAATCTGGAGTGTATCCATTGTCGCAGACTCGATGTAAGTATGACTCTTGCCAAGGACGACATGACCACCCAGGAGGCATTTGCATTCGTTGACGCAATTACCGAGGCAGGCAGACCGATCCTTGTCCTCAGCGGAGGGGAACCACTCTTCAGACCCGATATTTTTGAGATTGCGAAGTACGCCGTAAGTAAAGGATTAAGCGTTGCACTGGCAACGAACGGAACATTAGTTGATGACAAGACAGCAAAAAAAATCGCTGATGCAGGTATTGCCAGGGTTTCAATCAGTTTTGACGGCGCTGATGCCAAAACCCATGATGAATTCAGAAAGATACCAGGATCATTTGAACGGTCTATTGCTGGTTTTAAAAGGCTCAGAGATCTGGGTATGAGTATGCAAATCAACTGCACTATTGCAAAACACAACGTTCATCAGATCGATGACCTTTATAACATGGCTGTAAAACTGGGCGCCGAAGCGCTCCATATCTTTATGTTGGTACCCGTGGGATGCGGTGTTCAGATTGCCGACGACCAGATGCTTCATCCCAAAAAATATGAAGAGGTACTCAATCATTTCTACGACCTTTCCAAAGAGGCCAAGATTCAAACAAAGGCTACCTGCGCTCCCCACTATTTCCGTATTATGAGGGAACGCGCGAAGGAAGAAGGGGTTACCATTTCACCGAAAACCCACGGTATGGCAGCCATGACGAAGGGCTGTCTGGCCGGAACAGGTGTGTGCTTTGTTTCCCACAAGGGAGAAGTCTTCCCTTGCGGTTATTTACCGGTCGAGGCAGGTCATGTGAAAAAACAAAAATTTGCAGACATCTGGAATGATTCTCCCGTCTTTCAGAAGTTGCGCGACCCCGATTTATTGGAAGGGAAGTGCGGTGCGTGTGAGTACAAAAAGGTCTGTGAGGGCTGCAGGGCACGGGCTTTTTACGACACGGGTAACTATCTGGCTGAAGAACCTTATTGTATCTATCAACCAAAACTCAGTCGCGTTGGCAAAGAATAG
- the cimA gene encoding citramalate synthase: protein MDKIFIYDTTLRDGSQGEGISFSLQDKLAITLKLDDLGVDYIEGGYPMANPKDESYFKEVKSLKLRHAQIASFGSTRRANTRVEDDKNIRALLMADTPVVTIVGKSWDFQVKNVLKVSLDENLKMVSDTIAYLKSKGKVVFFDAEHFFDGYKKNREYSLKVLHESQLSGADAIVLCDTNGGSLPAEIAEIVGDVRENIQGMLSIHVHNDGDLAVANTLAAVGRGVRQVQGTINGIGERCGNADLCSIIPNLVLKMGYHCLEDGGLRKLTEVSRYVYETANLLLRSNQPFVGVSAFAHKGGLHVNAIQKDKGTYEHIPPESVGNERKILISELSGSSTILVKVEKFNLAHDGKLMRTILEEVQNLENEGYQFESAEASFELLVRKKIGRYKTFFDLEGFRVIVEKRENGLPLTEATVKVKVNNIQELSASEGAGPVNALDAALRKALERFYPSLKNMKLVDYKVRVINPRSGTAAKVRVIIESQDKEDIWNTVGVSENLIEASWHALVDSIEYKLLKEQEF, encoded by the coding sequence ATGGACAAAATATTCATCTACGATACTACATTGCGGGACGGTAGCCAGGGAGAGGGGATATCTTTTTCACTGCAAGACAAACTGGCCATTACTTTAAAGCTGGATGACCTCGGGGTAGACTATATAGAAGGTGGCTATCCGATGGCGAATCCTAAGGATGAATCTTACTTTAAGGAAGTAAAATCCCTGAAACTCCGGCACGCCCAAATTGCCTCTTTTGGAAGTACACGGAGGGCGAATACACGTGTTGAAGATGATAAAAACATAAGAGCGCTACTCATGGCGGATACGCCTGTGGTGACCATTGTTGGGAAAAGTTGGGATTTTCAGGTAAAAAACGTATTAAAGGTCTCACTTGACGAAAATCTGAAAATGGTTTCGGATACTATTGCATATCTTAAATCAAAAGGCAAAGTAGTCTTTTTTGATGCCGAGCATTTTTTTGACGGATATAAGAAAAATCGGGAATATTCTTTAAAGGTATTACACGAGTCTCAGTTATCAGGTGCCGATGCCATTGTATTATGCGATACAAATGGGGGCAGTTTACCTGCGGAAATAGCTGAGATTGTCGGAGATGTCAGGGAAAATATTCAGGGCATGCTCAGTATCCATGTCCACAACGATGGTGACCTTGCTGTAGCGAATACTCTCGCTGCCGTGGGGCGAGGAGTAAGGCAAGTGCAGGGCACGATTAACGGGATAGGTGAGCGTTGCGGGAATGCAGACCTGTGTTCTATTATTCCCAATCTTGTCTTGAAGATGGGGTATCATTGTTTGGAAGATGGAGGACTGAGAAAACTGACTGAGGTGTCAAGGTATGTTTACGAGACTGCTAACTTACTCTTGCGCTCTAATCAGCCCTTTGTAGGGGTCAGTGCCTTTGCCCATAAGGGTGGATTACACGTAAATGCCATTCAGAAAGATAAAGGTACGTATGAACATATACCGCCAGAATCGGTAGGGAATGAAAGAAAGATACTGATCTCTGAACTTTCCGGCAGTTCTACGATCCTTGTCAAGGTAGAAAAATTTAATCTGGCACATGATGGTAAACTTATGAGAACTATTCTTGAAGAGGTACAGAATCTGGAGAATGAAGGGTATCAGTTCGAATCTGCAGAGGCATCCTTTGAATTACTCGTGAGAAAGAAGATCGGTCGGTACAAGACATTCTTCGATTTGGAAGGGTTTCGCGTGATTGTTGAGAAAAGGGAAAACGGATTGCCCCTAACAGAGGCTACGGTAAAGGTCAAGGTAAATAATATTCAGGAACTTTCTGCAAGTGAGGGGGCAGGCCCCGTAAATGCCCTTGACGCTGCATTGCGAAAGGCGCTGGAGCGATTCTACCCCTCATTGAAAAACATGAAACTTGTGGATTATAAAGTACGGGTAATTAATCCACGTTCAGGAACTGCGGCCAAGGTTCGGGTGATTATTGAGTCCCAGGACAAGGAAGATATCTGGAATACTGTTGGGGTATCGGAAAACCTCATTGAGGCAAGCTGGCATGCCCTTGTCGATAGTATTGAGTATAAATTGTTAAAGGAGCAGGAATTCTGA
- a CDS encoding glycosyltransferase family 9 protein: MIIRPGAIGDIIVTLPALGTIRDHFPDAKIEVMGYPPLLEIIKGRFYADTISRFDQSDIAYLFMKDTKIPESLMKRFGGMDLIISFISDKDRILSGNLEATGARCVIHYDPFPSGDECVHIVDHLLKSLDTLGISYANKIPKVFLHEEDIHFSDDFIRDRIIVSKKILVAIHPGSGGRQKCWSVERFAALMNWLNREIESHIFVVSGPADGEIIKKLTAKVKDNFTLVDHLSLPKLAAVIRRCNLFLGNDSGITHLAAAMGVHTLAIFGPTDPNVWGPQGEQVKILYKKAHCSPCLADIRKNCSTQICLESIKIADVMHEIRSRLL; the protein is encoded by the coding sequence TTGATTATTCGCCCCGGAGCTATTGGTGACATAATTGTTACCCTGCCTGCCCTTGGTACCATTCGCGATCATTTCCCAGATGCTAAAATTGAAGTTATGGGCTATCCACCACTTCTGGAGATTATCAAAGGACGGTTCTATGCCGATACCATTAGTCGGTTTGACCAATCGGATATTGCCTATTTATTCATGAAAGATACGAAAATTCCTGAGTCCTTAATGAAAAGATTCGGCGGTATGGATTTGATTATTTCGTTTATTTCTGACAAGGACCGGATTTTATCTGGTAATCTTGAAGCTACTGGGGCACGCTGCGTTATTCATTATGACCCTTTTCCGTCTGGTGATGAATGTGTTCACATTGTTGATCACTTATTAAAATCTCTGGATACATTGGGTATATCTTACGCTAACAAGATTCCAAAGGTGTTTTTGCACGAAGAGGATATACATTTTAGTGATGATTTTATAAGGGATAGAATTATTGTTTCCAAAAAGATCCTGGTTGCTATTCATCCCGGAAGTGGCGGCAGGCAGAAGTGTTGGTCTGTAGAAAGATTTGCTGCATTAATGAACTGGTTAAATAGGGAGATCGAGTCTCATATCTTTGTTGTTTCAGGTCCTGCGGATGGAGAGATCATTAAAAAATTAACGGCGAAAGTTAAGGACAATTTTACCCTGGTTGATCATCTTTCTTTACCAAAACTGGCTGCTGTAATAAGACGGTGCAATCTTTTTTTAGGAAACGATTCGGGCATTACACATTTGGCTGCTGCCATGGGCGTCCACACGCTAGCAATCTTTGGTCCTACTGATCCAAACGTTTGGGGGCCTCAGGGGGAGCAGGTAAAAATCCTTTATAAAAAGGCACATTGCAGTCCGTGTTTGGCAGACATACGAAAAAATTGTTCTACACAAATTTGTTTAGAAAGTATAAAAATTGCCGATGTTATGCATGAAATAAGATCAAGGTTATTATAA
- a CDS encoding homospermidine biosynthesis protein, translating into MSKKSKQCQLQHKYLCKPQISPQVLKKDMKIKDLVNEYSRSGAFNAGRLAEACKLYCHMIDENATIGLTLSGAMTPTGMGGILITLIENGFVDFIISTGANLYHDLHFALNLPIHQGDFRVDDTELYEAGIERIYDIFITDDLLLKTDKFIQDVAKKISATKPLSTADFHYILGKAVLEDTPSPHLSFVARAARHGVPVFVSSPGDSSIGMNLSYLKIQDKGITIDTDLDVLQTTAIVFNSEKNGVVSIGGGSPKNFYMQTQPTLAQILDINKGGHDYFIQITTDAPQWGGLSGATPTEAISWGKIRREEVKNHVVVYSDATIAMPILAGYVVSERKPRKKRYLYRDLPAQILELKKQVK; encoded by the coding sequence ATGTCTAAGAAATCTAAACAGTGTCAGTTACAGCATAAGTATTTATGTAAACCACAAATATCCCCTCAGGTTTTAAAAAAGGATATGAAGATCAAGGATCTTGTTAATGAATACAGCCGTTCCGGGGCATTTAATGCGGGGAGATTGGCAGAAGCATGCAAGTTGTATTGTCACATGATTGATGAGAACGCCACTATTGGTCTTACCCTCTCTGGTGCTATGACACCAACGGGTATGGGCGGGATACTTATCACCCTTATTGAAAACGGATTTGTAGATTTTATTATTTCTACGGGGGCTAATCTCTATCATGACTTACATTTCGCACTGAATCTCCCGATACATCAGGGGGATTTCAGGGTTGATGATACAGAACTTTATGAGGCGGGGATCGAACGTATCTACGATATCTTTATAACAGACGATTTGCTGCTTAAGACCGATAAATTTATTCAAGATGTGGCAAAAAAAATTTCCGCTACCAAGCCTCTTTCCACTGCCGACTTTCATTATATTTTAGGCAAGGCGGTTCTTGAGGATACACCGTCACCTCACCTGAGTTTTGTGGCCCGGGCAGCAAGACACGGTGTACCCGTTTTTGTCTCTTCCCCCGGTGATTCATCAATCGGAATGAACTTGTCTTATCTCAAAATTCAGGATAAAGGGATTACTATTGATACCGACCTGGATGTCCTTCAAACGACGGCTATTGTTTTCAACAGCGAAAAAAACGGTGTAGTTAGTATTGGCGGTGGTTCTCCAAAAAATTTCTATATGCAGACACAGCCTACTCTGGCACAGATACTGGATATCAATAAAGGTGGGCATGATTACTTCATTCAGATTACTACGGATGCACCTCAGTGGGGTGGGCTCTCTGGGGCAACACCAACGGAAGCCATATCGTGGGGTAAGATACGCAGGGAAGAGGTAAAAAATCACGTGGTTGTTTATAGCGATGCTACGATTGCCATGCCGATCCTTGCAGGATATGTGGTATCAGAAAGAAAGCCACGGAAAAAAAGATATCTGTACCGAGATCTCCCTGCACAGATATTAGAGTTAAAGAAACAGGTGAAGTAA
- the dnaA gene encoding chromosomal replication initiator protein DnaA, protein MELYTKVWDDVLQNIREKVGPLRFNLWFKNTRLESFDDNNANILVPNVFTQVWLQENFSNVLREGIGKLVNKDLNIKFSVSKNGEDENVPTMSIPLSEKKTNGNKNYAQLNRNLRLEDFVVGTNNRLAYTAALEMIKDKYPAFNPLFIHGPVGVGKTHILQGVWNRVKEEQNVNAIYMPAEKWTNEFIYSLQKGKMEAFRQKFRNADIFLIDDVHFLSNKQGVQEEFLHTFNALFELSKRIILASDAHPKMIGQLKENLASRFMSGMVTKIDKPEYATRLLILRSKAAKFDVHFPEEVLEFVAEKFDGNVREVESALTTLSAHAKFNEKKMDLHLASDALGEFFCAEGKIIKINEIEATVLNYFNISRNELHSNKKMKSISFPRQICMYLIKTLLNWSYQQIGNYFTSKKHTTVMFAIKKVKEQIDSDKQFKLFIESLIEKLKRKKIVV, encoded by the coding sequence ATGGAGTTATACACAAAGGTCTGGGATGACGTTCTTCAAAATATTCGGGAAAAGGTAGGCCCCTTACGATTTAACCTATGGTTTAAGAATACCCGACTGGAATCATTCGATGATAATAATGCAAATATCTTAGTGCCGAATGTTTTTACTCAGGTGTGGTTACAAGAAAATTTTTCAAACGTATTACGAGAAGGTATTGGGAAATTAGTTAATAAAGATTTGAATATAAAATTTTCTGTCTCAAAAAATGGTGAGGATGAAAATGTCCCAACCATGAGTATTCCTTTGTCCGAGAAAAAAACAAATGGGAACAAAAACTACGCACAATTAAATAGAAACCTGCGGTTAGAAGATTTTGTAGTTGGTACCAATAACCGGCTTGCTTATACAGCAGCCCTTGAAATGATTAAGGACAAATATCCCGCTTTCAATCCTCTTTTTATTCATGGTCCTGTTGGTGTTGGGAAAACTCATATCTTGCAGGGAGTTTGGAATCGTGTCAAAGAAGAACAAAACGTGAATGCCATATACATGCCGGCTGAGAAATGGACAAATGAATTTATCTATTCATTACAAAAAGGGAAGATGGAGGCATTCCGGCAAAAATTTAGGAATGCGGACATATTTCTCATCGATGATGTCCATTTTCTTTCCAATAAGCAAGGTGTGCAAGAGGAATTTTTGCATACTTTTAATGCATTATTCGAACTGTCGAAGCGGATTATATTGGCTAGTGATGCGCATCCAAAAATGATTGGACAGTTAAAAGAAAACCTTGCAAGTCGGTTTATGTCTGGTATGGTCACAAAAATAGATAAACCTGAATATGCGACGAGGCTTTTAATTTTGAGATCAAAGGCTGCAAAATTTGATGTACATTTTCCGGAAGAAGTTTTGGAGTTTGTTGCAGAAAAATTTGATGGTAATGTACGAGAAGTTGAAAGTGCGCTGACCACGCTCTCTGCTCATGCCAAATTCAATGAGAAAAAAATGGACCTCCACTTGGCAAGTGATGCTTTGGGAGAATTTTTCTGTGCTGAAGGAAAAATTATCAAAATTAATGAGATTGAAGCGACAGTCTTGAATTATTTTAACATATCGCGCAATGAACTTCACTCGAATAAAAAAATGAAATCTATTTCGTTTCCAAGACAAATATGCATGTATTTGATTAAAACGTTGCTAAATTGGTCATATCAGCAAATTGGGAATTACTTTACCAGTAAGAAACACACGACTGTTATGTTTGCCATAAAAAAAGTGAAAGAACAGATCGACAGTGATAAACAATTTAAGTTGTTTATAGAATCATTAATAGAAAAATTAAAAAGAAAGAAAATAGTTGTCTAA
- a CDS encoding M24 family metallopeptidase — protein sequence MHCLSKLKEELKGEKVDGFLVTNEVNVRYVTNFTGSESILLITPDHDYLFTDFRYVEQARLDIPWIKIVERKVSLIKTICGKLKRLNIKSLYVESLHLTLDQYNEIISNVKGIQIIPTKGIIEKYRKCKTREELEKIRTAIDIAERAYYSILEEIKIGVSEKRIADLLEFEIRNCGGGKGSFETICATGPRASQPHARTSDREIQERDAILIDWGVSFQFYNSDLTRIRFMDKISAEFKKIYQIVLDAQHFAIDSVRPGQMAKDIDGAARNYIKKKGFGKCFGHGVGHGIGLEVHEGPTINSRSKEILEEDMIFTIEPGIYIPGWGGVRIEDMVLVTSDGCDVLSRVPKKLTEIVI from the coding sequence ATGCATTGTTTAAGCAAGCTGAAAGAAGAATTAAAAGGAGAAAAGGTAGATGGGTTTTTAGTCACCAATGAAGTCAATGTTCGTTATGTGACAAATTTTACCGGTTCTGAAAGTATTCTTTTAATTACACCAGATCATGATTATTTATTTACCGATTTTAGATATGTTGAGCAAGCCCGGCTGGATATTCCCTGGATTAAGATTGTAGAAAGAAAAGTTTCTTTAATAAAAACAATCTGTGGGAAATTAAAACGTCTTAATATCAAAAGTCTCTATGTTGAATCTTTGCATCTCACACTCGATCAGTATAATGAAATTATAAGTAATGTAAAAGGAATTCAGATTATTCCAACAAAAGGTATCATTGAAAAATATCGAAAATGCAAAACGCGGGAAGAATTAGAAAAGATACGAACGGCCATTGATATAGCTGAAAGGGCGTATTATAGTATCCTAGAGGAGATTAAAATAGGTGTGTCAGAAAAAAGAATAGCAGATCTTTTGGAATTTGAAATCAGAAATTGTGGTGGTGGAAAAGGTTCTTTCGAAACAATTTGTGCTACAGGCCCCCGTGCTTCACAGCCACATGCACGTACATCAGATCGAGAGATCCAAGAGAGGGATGCAATTTTAATAGACTGGGGTGTAAGCTTTCAGTTTTATAATTCCGACTTGACAAGGATTCGTTTCATGGATAAAATATCAGCCGAATTCAAGAAAATATATCAGATAGTGTTAGATGCACAACATTTTGCCATTGATAGTGTAAGGCCGGGTCAAATGGCAAAAGATATTGATGGTGCTGCAAGGAACTATATTAAGAAAAAGGGATTTGGAAAATGCTTTGGCCATGGCGTAGGGCACGGCATCGGACTTGAAGTTCATGAGGGTCCCACGATAAATAGCAGAAGTAAAGAGATATTAGAAGAGGATATGATATTTACAATTGAACCTGGAATTTATATCCCAGGATGGGGAGGGGTGCGTATAGAAGATATGGTATTGGTAACTTCCGACGGTTGTGATGTTTTAAGTCGGGTACCAAAAAAGTTAACAGAAATAGTAATATAA